A genome region from Triticum aestivum cultivar Chinese Spring chromosome 2B, IWGSC CS RefSeq v2.1, whole genome shotgun sequence includes the following:
- the LOC123041506 gene encoding disease resistance protein RGA5-like, with amino-acid sequence MKQKMVIRVHMTCDKCRSKAMGLVASIYGVERVEIQGDDRDRLAVVGDGVDAANLTACLRKKVGNADLLTVEAVVPEKKPAPASEATEAPWYPGYYSWPAGAYSHCYPYTYSM; translated from the exons ATGAAG CAAAAGATGGTGATCAGGGTGCACATGACCTGCGACAAATGCCGGTCCAAGGcaatgggcttggtggcctccataTACG GAGTGGAGCGTGTGGAGATACAAGGCGATGACAGGGACCGGCTGGCGGTGGTCGGAGATGGGGTGGACGCCGCCAACCTGACGGCCTGCCTGCGGAAGAAGGTCGGGAACGCGGACCTCCTCACGGTGGAGGCGGTCGTTCCCGAGAAGAAGCCGGCACCGGCATCGGAGGCCACCGAGGCTCCGTGGTATCCCGGCTACTACTCCTGGCCGGCAGGGGCCTACTCCCACTGCTATCCGTACACGTACAGCATGTAA
- the LOC123041505 gene encoding disease resistance protein RGA5, with translation MKQKMVIRVHMTCDKCRSKAMGLVASVYGVERVEIQGDDRDQLAVVGDGVDAANLTACLRKVGNADLLTVEAVVAEAKPAPASETTEAPWYPSYYSWPAGAYSHCYPYSM, from the exons ATGAAG CAAAAGATGGTGATCAGGGTGCACATGACGTGCGACAAATGCCGATCCAAGGCAATGGGGCTGGTTGCCTCGGTATACG GAGTGGAGCGTGTGGAGATACAAGGCGATGACAGGGACCAGCTGGCGGTGGTCGGCGACGGGGTGGACGCCGCCAACCTCACGGCCTGCCTGCGGAAGGTGGGGAACGCGGACCTCCTCACGGTGGAGGCGGTCGTCGCCGAGGCGAAGCCGGCACCGGCATCGGAGACCACCGAGGCTCCATGGTATCCCAGCTATTATTCCTGGCCGGCAGGGGCATACTCCCACTGCTACCCGTACAGCATGTAG
- the LOC123041507 gene encoding heavy metal-associated isoprenylated plant protein 46: MKQKIVIKVSMSCDKSRSKAMTMAARANGVSSVGITGDSKDMLEVVGNGVDPVCLVGCLRKKYHDVHIVKVEEVKDDKKDEKKEDPPPYWYHGYHHPYGPYPPPMVVCDEPTTPCAIM, translated from the exons ATGAAG CAAAAGATTGTGATCAAGGTGAGCATGTCGTGCGACAAGAGCCGGTCGAAAGCCATGACGATGGCCGCGAGAGCGAAcg GGGTGAGCTCCGTGGGGATAACCGGCGACAGCAAGGACATGCTGGAGGTGGTAGGCAACGGCGTCGACCCGGTGTGCCTCGTCGGCTGCCTCCGCAAGAAGTACCACGACGTTCACATCGTCAAGGTGGAGGAAGTGAAGGACGACAAGAAGGATGAGAAGAAGGAGGACCCGCCGCCGTACTGGTACCACGGCTACCACCACCCATATGGGCCATACCCGCCGCCCATGGTCGTGTGCGACGAGCCCACCACCCCCTGCGCCATCATGTAA